In the Xiphias gladius isolate SHS-SW01 ecotype Sanya breed wild chromosome 7, ASM1685928v1, whole genome shotgun sequence genome, CATAgttatgaatatgaatatataattaTGGATATGGAAAACCTTATTTCAGTTTCATggtttgaaaacataaaacatgagaAAGTTGTCTAAAATATAATATGACTGCTAATAACTTCAGCACTGACAATGGATACATACAAGGAATTATTAAGCAGACGACAAAATGTCGACATGTTTCAAACTTCACTTTAAGAATCACCCTGTTGTTGTTACCTCATTTCATCTTCTGACCACCAGGTGACTGGCGTCTTGACCAAAGAGACAGTGGAGGTGATGAAAGCACCGAGATGTGGCGTGTCAGACATCAGCCGATATGGACACTTCTATGGAAAACCCAAATGGAGGAAAAGGCTAATTACATACAGGTAAGTGGACACTTGGAGGTTCTTATATTGTCGGTACTTTAGTTACATTTCAGGTGgcttaatatatatatacatgacTGGCgtgataataacaacaacaacgatgatgatgataactATATATCATTTATACAGGATCACTCGGTACACTCCAGATCTGACCAAGAGTCAGGTGGATGCAACCATTGCTCGGGCCTTCCAACTCTACAGTGATGTCATCCCGCTGGACTTCAAACAGGTCTACACTGGCACTGCGGACATCATGATCCTCTTCAAGGGCGGAAGTCTGGATGAAATAAGAGatttttaaacacattctcAACCTCTCTGCATGCAGGTCGGACTCTTAAATTACAGATTACATTATCTTCTTTGTGCTACTGCAGATCACGGGGACTTTTACCCTTTTGACGGAGCGGGTGGGGTCTTGGCTCATGCTAACTCTCCTGGACAGGGTCAGGGGGGGGACACACACTTTGACGATGATGAAACTTGGACTCTTACCCAGAGAGGTGACTATACTCCACCATGTTATTTTACTAAAGCGGAAGCCGATGAGTTCTGAATAAGGGCTGAAAACTGTTtggtgtgtgaaaaaaaaaaaaagcctctatATTCATCAGAATTTTTACTAAATGCTGTAAATTACCCTAATTTGtctctaaaaaaataaatacctgcatgaaaaagcaaatgtactgtatagtaTGTAATACAATGTGTCAGACCTACTTcgttgttattgttgtgtccAGGTGTGAATCTGCTGTTGGTGGCGGCACACGAGTTTGGCCACGCTCTGGGCCTGGATCACTCCAGGGACAGACGTGCACTGATGTACCCCACCTATCAATATGTCAACACACACGGGTACAGGCTGCCGGACGATGACAGGCGTGGGGTCCAAGCCCTTTACGGTAAGAAAAAACCAAGCTGAATTTTTGAACTTCAAATATGGCTTTATCAGTACCAAAAGACAGAGACCTCTACTGAACCGCTAAACAACCGACTTGTCCATACAGTGAATGGATCCATTCTATATTTATTATGGCTTGTATGCTTGAGAGCCAGGCTGATTTTAAACACGAGTTCAAGCCCAGAGCATAAATGTCTCTAAAAGTGCATCATTTAGTTTATTTGTGTTCATGGTCGTTTGCTGTAGGATGACTGATGATCATAGTTTAGTTACTCTTGATTTTACCACTCCATCTCCCAGGAAGCCGTACACCAGTGCCCACaactgaaccaaaaccaaaaccacctCCTGGTCCAAAAcctgagccagagccagagGAGCCAACAGAAAAACCAGACTCAGACCCGCAGCCCAACCCCCGAGATGAGCAGTGCAGCCGCGGGCTGGTGTTTGACGCTGCTACCTCCATCAGTGGAGACCTGTACTTCTTTAAAAACGGGTAGATACTGAACACATTATAATCAGTGCATTTATGTTTAACATGaatcctacattttttttacatttcaatttaaattccTTACTAGATACTACTGGAGAAAGAGTTCAGCTTTCCAAGGAATCCGTTTCACTAAAGTGGGCACAAAATGGCCTGGGATCAGCTATGTTGATGCTGCCTTTGAAGTCCCACACAGCAATGTGGTTTATCTGTTTGAAGGTGATTTTCATAgggtttttttgcatttgaatattGATTGTAGTCAATTCAATGGGTACTCTGAAGCTGTACTGATAACTGCATGATATAATAACCTCCAACTGTTTCTCTACAGGTCAACAATACTGGGGCATAAGGGCTTATGCCAAGACAATATTGTCAGGCTATCCAAAGCCTATCACCAACCTCGGCCTCCCATCCTCGGTCAGTAAGGTTGATGCAGCCGTTTATGTGCCAACTACCAGAAAAACGCTAATTTTTGTGAATAACCAGTATTGGAGGTGAGTGTTGGTcatgatttaattttattttgttattaaaatgtcaCGTACCTGTTGGATTTTTAgtggataaaaatgaaaataactgaggACTGAACACTGAAATATTCACTTGGTACGGCTACATACCTAGAAAGCATCTATAATTGTCTCACTTTTCTCTCTTGCAGCTATGATGAGAGCAGAAACCAAATGGACTTTGGATACCCGCGATATATCACTTGGGATTTCCCTGGCATTGGCTCCAAAGTAGATGCAGCCTTTGAGAATTATGGTGAGAAATTTTAATTCACATTTAACCTATTTTATACAAATCAAGAATCCCCTTTGGttagaatgacagaaaaaaaattatgcattttATCGAAAGCTAcaataatcagtatttttacattaacaacataatttaacatttccatttatttggTTTCTTGAAACATGATTTCTAACGAATGGTAATGTTACTCCATATCTGCTGGACGtttaaataggcaactgtttgctatcATGTTCGCCATATTATAAGACAACTGTGATATAAGTTGTCTGTGATATAATGTGAATTTTATGTTTGCAGCTTGTTGTACTGCCAAAGTGTCAAAAAAGGGTTAATTTGCCTGTGAATTCAGCTGCATAGTTGCCTAAAAACTGAATCTTCCCTCCCACAG is a window encoding:
- the LOC120791805 gene encoding collagenase 3-like isoform X1 gives rise to the protein MERRKHLNKMSLTDLWIVLLGCLALCQAAPTIAPTVSPEDQDLAEGYLSQFYTDVGMANSSVRSITNDSFSQDLQAMQAFFGLEVTGVLTKETVEVMKAPRCGVSDISRYGHFYGKPKWRKRLITYRITRYTPDLTKSQVDATIARAFQLYSDVIPLDFKQVYTGTADIMILFKGGNHGDFYPFDGAGGVLAHANSPGQGQGGDTHFDDDETWTLTQRGVNLLLVAAHEFGHALGLDHSRDRRALMYPTYQYVNTHGYRLPDDDRRGVQALYGSRTPVPTTEPKPKPPPGPKPEPEPEEPTEKPDSDPQPNPRDEQCSRGLVFDAATSISGDLYFFKNGYYWRKSSAFQGIRFTKVGTKWPGISYVDAAFEVPHSNVVYLFEGQQYWGIRAYAKTILSGYPKPITNLGLPSSVSKVDAAVYVPTTRKTLIFVNNQYWSYDESRNQMDFGYPRYITWDFPGIGSKVDAAFENYGYLYFSDGARQSEYYLPHKRVMRVLLNYGWLNCY
- the LOC120791805 gene encoding macrophage metalloelastase-like isoform X2 — translated: MANSSVRSITNDSFSQDLQAMQAFFGLEVTGVLTKETVEVMKAPRCGVSDISRYGHFYGKPKWRKRLITYRITRYTPDLTKSQVDATIARAFQLYSDVIPLDFKQVYTGTADIMILFKGGNHGDFYPFDGAGGVLAHANSPGQGQGGDTHFDDDETWTLTQRGVNLLLVAAHEFGHALGLDHSRDRRALMYPTYQYVNTHGYRLPDDDRRGVQALYGSRTPVPTTEPKPKPPPGPKPEPEPEEPTEKPDSDPQPNPRDEQCSRGLVFDAATSISGDLYFFKNGYYWRKSSAFQGIRFTKVGTKWPGISYVDAAFEVPHSNVVYLFEGQQYWGIRAYAKTILSGYPKPITNLGLPSSVSKVDAAVYVPTTRKTLIFVNNQYWSYDESRNQMDFGYPRYITWDFPGIGSKVDAAFENYGYLYFSDGARQSEYYLPHKRVMRVLLNYGWLNCY